A section of the Telopea speciosissima isolate NSW1024214 ecotype Mountain lineage chromosome 3, Tspe_v1, whole genome shotgun sequence genome encodes:
- the LOC122656152 gene encoding uncharacterized protein LOC122656152 isoform X1 — protein sequence MVYKRPFGDEESYEFAFKHPRRLDYSNQLPSFVETIPWNDIPQKPQASVGEGEADAEFSKAQGYETLVNRTITELCAGANKEVETTAPLSIFTSSWVTSSTSEENYRSETAARVSFSPDFSKPDYAARVVFQSDEIYSSLLDYPPRKPVPVGPDHQANVPAWGIWGVKKASSYLAKPDPISSKQSSCSDILIDDDKGEKLMGTCIIPMHDSEPSYSGNEFGSGRGDCTCPDGGSIRCVRQHVKEARERLKGTLGWEKFVELGFCDMGEEVAQRWSEEEERVFHQVVFSNPASLCKNFWDHLSVVFPSRMRKDLVSYYFNVFMLRKRAEQNRTIPLNVDSDNDEWQETDDGEEFGTTEDYEDSAVESLVDQEVPGYNQDHHEEYFNDEDDEEDGEEIYDNDDDYNVEGDEGAASEEDEGDVENVSEACIEKLPDGCSSFNPSFKLGVVTHPQDGGEDHDVQDDSCTSYECQHSGADSCGPVDAGVIMQESRAESDSNKKGSQSTYGGLSGGAEHGYCLESCDAKVWDIGYLTGTKNDVDFLPTCSMIEEVFGEEAWNNKGKDCKSIIS from the exons ATGGTTTATAAACGACCATTTGGTGATGAGGAGTCCTATGAATTTGCTTTTAAGCATCCAAGGCGATTGGATTACAGTAACCAACTGCCCTCGTTTGTTGAAACTATTCCCTGGAATGATATCCCTCAGAAGCCTCAAGCTTCAG TTGGTGAAGGTGAAGCTGACGCTGAATTCAGTAAAGCTCAAGGTTATGAGACGCTTGTAAACAGAACCATTACTGAACTGTGTGCTGGGGCTAATAAGGAGGTTGAGACAACTGCTCCTCTCAGCATCTTTACTTCGTCATGGGTAACCAGCAGTACAAGTGAAGAAAATTACAGGTCAGAGACTGCAGCTAGGGTATCTTTCTCCCCTGATTTCTCCAAACCCGACTATGCTGCAAGGGTGGTGTTTCAGTCTGATGAGATTTATTCATCGCTTTTGGATTATCCACCTCGAAAACCAGTTCCTGTTGGACCTGATCATCAAGCAAATGTTCCTGCATGGGGCATTTGGGGTGTCAAGAAAGCTTCTAGTTATTTAGCAAAGCCTGATCCAATTTCCTCGAAACAGTCTTCATGTTCAGACATATTGATTGATGATGACAAGGGGGAGAAGCTGATGGGCACTTGTATCATTCCCATGCATGACTCGGAACCATCTTACAGTGGTAATGAATTTGGAAGTGGTAGAGGGGACTGCACCTGCCCAGATGGAGGTTCCATCAGGTGTGTGAGACAGCATGTCAAGGAAGCAAGGGAAAGGCTTAAAGGAACTCTGGGTTGGGAGAAATTTGTTGAGTTGGGATTCTGTGACATGGGAGAAGAGGTAGCACAGAGATGGAGTGAAGAGGAAGAGCGGGTTTTCCACCAGGTTGTTTTCTCCAATCCTGCATCTTTGTGCAAGAACTTCTGGGACCATCTCTCAGTTGTCTTCCCTTCTCGGATGAGAAAGGACCTTGTCAGCTACTATTTCAATGTCTTTATGCTACGGAAGCGAGCCGAGCAGAACAGAACCATCCCACTGAACGTTGACAGTGACAATGATGAGTGGCAGGAAACTGATGATGGTGAGGAATTTGGAACAACAGAGGATTATGAGGACTCTGCAGTGGAGTCACTAGTTGATCAAGAGGTTCCTGGATATAATCAGGACCACCATGAAGAGTATTttaatgatgaggatgatgaggaggatggAGAAGAGATCTATGATAATGACGATGATTATAATGTGGAGGGTGATGAGGGTGCTGCTAGTGAAGAGGATGAGGGAGACGTGGAGAATGTTTCAGAAGCATGTATTGAGAAATTGCCTGATGGTTGCAGCAGCTTCAATCCTTCATTTAAGCTTGGAGTAGTAACACACCCACAGGATGGTGGGGAAGATCATGATGTCCAAGATGACTCGTGTACATCCTATGAGTGTCAACACAGTGGGGCTGATTCCTGCGGTCCAGTTGATGCAGGGGTTATAATGCAAGAGAGTCGAGCGGAGAGCGATAGTAACAAGAAGGGCTCCCAAAGCACCTATGGTGGTTTAAGTGGTGGAGCCGAACATGGATATTGTTTGGAGTCATGTGATGCTAAAGTTTGGGACATTGGATATCTCACCGGTACAAAGAATGATGTTGACTTCTTGCCAACATGCAGTATGATTGAAGAGGTGTTTGGGGAGGAAGCATGGAATAACAAGGGCAAAGATTGCAAGAGCATAATCAGCTAG
- the LOC122656150 gene encoding uncharacterized protein LOC122656150 isoform X3: protein MDSTCRKFLKQKHVCKFCRKSFPCGRSLGGHMRSHMTMNLADTEEKLSKRKAVSVSVNGGSNNSSSFMGFEANGHAGYGLRENPKKTWRLSDSNDGMNRQGKFCKECGKGFQSWKALFGHMRCHSEKDKERVSNNSLEDDSWISENQKLVMDSQSDNEGAAPRRRRRSRRMRYKTATASSSFSVANASSSVSEIEQEQEEVAMCLMMLSRDVGHWAGVNSVAESSDNNSMVLEAGTRSSALDKRIPRKGGKNFAFDDGDETLKSLKMKKPRDKKLERRRSELQGTDSGFLRDDLKKVESEVSVDGFLRDDELKNTKLENRAKLGKDFSSNRKHNRKKSTLDYSEVEFGNDSIEEAGMDRADSEIGKYTSRKRSRSEAYNTEVRGNSGKKTRYDASDSGICRETQKRSRFECTTCNKTFHSYQALGGHRASHKKVKGCFASKIESSENSIDTDASPDPTADSKHNKSCSNETLIEEQEQDVAETSYGSKKSKGHECPICFKVFASGQALGGHKRSHLVGGSEYRCNQTIVIQQQLPEIRDLLDLNLPAPVEEETSGHMDFNPWWVRNNPKHEPFVGLISN, encoded by the exons TGC agaaaattcttGA AGCAAAAGCATGTATGCAAGTTCTGCAGAAAGAGCTTCCCTTGTGGAAGGTCCTTGGGAGGTCACATGAGGTCTCATATGACCATGAATTTAGCTGATACAGAAGAGAAGCTCAGCAAGCGCAAGgcagtttcagtttcagttaATGGTGGAAGCAACAACAGTAGCAGCTTCATGGGCTTCGAAGCTAATGGTCATGCTGGTTATGGTCTCAGAGAGAATCCCAAGAAGACATGGAGGCTTTCGGATTCAAACGATGGAATGAATCGACAAGGTAAGTTTTGTAAAGAATGTGGTAAAGGATTTCAGTCATGGAAAGCTCTCTTTGGTCATATGAGATGTCACTCTGAGAAGGACAAGGAAAGGGTCTCTAACAATAGCTTAGAGGATGATTCATGGATTAGTGAGAACCAGAAGCTTGTCATGGATAGCCAATCCGACAACGAAGGTGCTGCTCCAAGGCGTAGGAGAAGATCTAGAAGAATGAGGTACAAGACTGCTACTGCTTCGTCTTCTTTCTCTGTTGCCaatgcttcttcttctgtctcGGAAATTGAGCAAGAACAAGAAGAGGTAGCCATGTGTTTGATGATGCTTTCTAGGGATGTGGGTCACTGGGCTGGAGTGAATTCTGTTGCAGAGTCTTCCGATAATAATTCTATGGTTTTAGAAGCTGGAACTAGATCGTCAGCTCTGGATAAGCGAATTCCTAGAAAGGGAGGTAAAAATTTTGCCTTTGATGACGGGGATGAGACTCTCAAGAGTCTAAAGATGAAGAAACCAAGAGACAAGAAGTTAGAA AGGAGAAGATCTGAATTACAGGGTACTGATTCTGGGTTCTTGAGGGATGACCTTAAGAAGGTCGAATCCGAAGTGTCTGTTGATGGGTTTCTTAGAGATGATGAACTGAAGAATACGAAGCTTGAAAATAGAGCTAAATTGGGGAAGGATTTCTCCAGTAACAGGAAGCATAATCGTAAGAAAAGTACATTGGACTATTCTGAAGTTGAATTTGGGAACGATTCCATTGAGGAAGCTGGAATGGATCGAGCTGATTCAGAGATTGGGAAATATACTTCAAGAAAGAGAAGCAGAAGTGAAGCTTACAATACTGAAGTGAGGGGAAATTCTGGCAAGAAGACGAGGTATGATGCTTCAGATTCTGGAATTTGCAGAGAAACTCAAAAGAGAAGCAGGTTTGAGTGTACTACTTGCAACAAGACTTTCCATTCTTACCAGGCTCTTGGAGGACACAGGGCTAGCCATAAGAAGGTCAAAGGCTGTTTTGCTTCGAAGATCGAAAGCAGTGAAAACAGCATTGACACAGATGCTTCTCCTGATCCAACAGCTGACAGTAAGCATAACAAGTCTTGCAGCAACGAGACTCTGATCGAGGAGCAGGAGCAAGATGTAGCAGAGACAAGTTATGGTTCAAAGAAGAGCAAAGGGCATGAGTGCCCAATCTGTTTCAAGGTTTTTGCATCAGGTCAAGCTTTGGGTGGCCACAAGAGATCCCATTTGGTTGGTGGCTCTGAATACAGATGCAATCAGACCATTGTAATTCAGCAACAGCTTCCTGAGATTCGCGATCTTCTCGATCTCAATCTCCCTGCTCCTGTTGAAGAAGAAACCAGTGGCCACATGGACTTCAATCCATGGTGGGTCAGAAACAACCCAAAGCATGAACCTTTTGTGGGTCTGATCTCTAACTGA
- the LOC122656150 gene encoding uncharacterized protein LOC122656150 isoform X1 has protein sequence MDSTCRKFLKQKHVCKFCRKSFPCGRSLGGHMRSHMTMNLADTEEKLSKRKAVSVSVNGGSNNSSSFMGFEANGHAGYGLRENPKKTWRLSDSNDGMNRQGKFCKECGKGFQSWKALFGHMRCHSEKDKERVSNNSLEDDSWISENQKLVMDSQSDNEGAAPRRRRRSRRMRYKTATASSSFSVANASSSVSEIEQEQEEVAMCLMMLSRDVGHWAGVNSVAESSDNNSMVLEAGTRSSALDKRIPRKGGKNFAFDDGDETLKSLKMKKPRDKKLESVVSNSVNARFERRRSELQGTDSGFLRDDLKKVESEVSVDGFLRDDELKNTKLENRAKLGKDFSSNRKHNRKKSTLDYSEVEFGNDSIEEAGMDRADSEIGKYTSRKRSRSEAYNTEVRGNSGKKTRYDASDSGICRETQKRSRFECTTCNKTFHSYQALGGHRASHKKVKGCFASKIESSENSIDTDASPDPTADSKHNKSCSNETLIEEQEQDVAETSYGSKKSKGHECPICFKVFASGQALGGHKRSHLVGGSEYRCNQTIVIQQQLPEIRDLLDLNLPAPVEEETSGHMDFNPWWVRNNPKHEPFVGLISN, from the exons TGC agaaaattcttGA AGCAAAAGCATGTATGCAAGTTCTGCAGAAAGAGCTTCCCTTGTGGAAGGTCCTTGGGAGGTCACATGAGGTCTCATATGACCATGAATTTAGCTGATACAGAAGAGAAGCTCAGCAAGCGCAAGgcagtttcagtttcagttaATGGTGGAAGCAACAACAGTAGCAGCTTCATGGGCTTCGAAGCTAATGGTCATGCTGGTTATGGTCTCAGAGAGAATCCCAAGAAGACATGGAGGCTTTCGGATTCAAACGATGGAATGAATCGACAAGGTAAGTTTTGTAAAGAATGTGGTAAAGGATTTCAGTCATGGAAAGCTCTCTTTGGTCATATGAGATGTCACTCTGAGAAGGACAAGGAAAGGGTCTCTAACAATAGCTTAGAGGATGATTCATGGATTAGTGAGAACCAGAAGCTTGTCATGGATAGCCAATCCGACAACGAAGGTGCTGCTCCAAGGCGTAGGAGAAGATCTAGAAGAATGAGGTACAAGACTGCTACTGCTTCGTCTTCTTTCTCTGTTGCCaatgcttcttcttctgtctcGGAAATTGAGCAAGAACAAGAAGAGGTAGCCATGTGTTTGATGATGCTTTCTAGGGATGTGGGTCACTGGGCTGGAGTGAATTCTGTTGCAGAGTCTTCCGATAATAATTCTATGGTTTTAGAAGCTGGAACTAGATCGTCAGCTCTGGATAAGCGAATTCCTAGAAAGGGAGGTAAAAATTTTGCCTTTGATGACGGGGATGAGACTCTCAAGAGTCTAAAGATGAAGAAACCAAGAGACAAGAAGTTAGAATCTGTTGTTTCCAATTCTGTAAATGCTCGATTCGAGAGGAGAAGATCTGAATTACAGGGTACTGATTCTGGGTTCTTGAGGGATGACCTTAAGAAGGTCGAATCCGAAGTGTCTGTTGATGGGTTTCTTAGAGATGATGAACTGAAGAATACGAAGCTTGAAAATAGAGCTAAATTGGGGAAGGATTTCTCCAGTAACAGGAAGCATAATCGTAAGAAAAGTACATTGGACTATTCTGAAGTTGAATTTGGGAACGATTCCATTGAGGAAGCTGGAATGGATCGAGCTGATTCAGAGATTGGGAAATATACTTCAAGAAAGAGAAGCAGAAGTGAAGCTTACAATACTGAAGTGAGGGGAAATTCTGGCAAGAAGACGAGGTATGATGCTTCAGATTCTGGAATTTGCAGAGAAACTCAAAAGAGAAGCAGGTTTGAGTGTACTACTTGCAACAAGACTTTCCATTCTTACCAGGCTCTTGGAGGACACAGGGCTAGCCATAAGAAGGTCAAAGGCTGTTTTGCTTCGAAGATCGAAAGCAGTGAAAACAGCATTGACACAGATGCTTCTCCTGATCCAACAGCTGACAGTAAGCATAACAAGTCTTGCAGCAACGAGACTCTGATCGAGGAGCAGGAGCAAGATGTAGCAGAGACAAGTTATGGTTCAAAGAAGAGCAAAGGGCATGAGTGCCCAATCTGTTTCAAGGTTTTTGCATCAGGTCAAGCTTTGGGTGGCCACAAGAGATCCCATTTGGTTGGTGGCTCTGAATACAGATGCAATCAGACCATTGTAATTCAGCAACAGCTTCCTGAGATTCGCGATCTTCTCGATCTCAATCTCCCTGCTCCTGTTGAAGAAGAAACCAGTGGCCACATGGACTTCAATCCATGGTGGGTCAGAAACAACCCAAAGCATGAACCTTTTGTGGGTCTGATCTCTAACTGA
- the LOC122656150 gene encoding uncharacterized protein LOC122656150 isoform X2, translated as MEENQEQKHVCKFCRKSFPCGRSLGGHMRSHMTMNLADTEEKLSKRKAVSVSVNGGSNNSSSFMGFEANGHAGYGLRENPKKTWRLSDSNDGMNRQGKFCKECGKGFQSWKALFGHMRCHSEKDKERVSNNSLEDDSWISENQKLVMDSQSDNEGAAPRRRRRSRRMRYKTATASSSFSVANASSSVSEIEQEQEEVAMCLMMLSRDVGHWAGVNSVAESSDNNSMVLEAGTRSSALDKRIPRKGGKNFAFDDGDETLKSLKMKKPRDKKLESVVSNSVNARFERRRSELQGTDSGFLRDDLKKVESEVSVDGFLRDDELKNTKLENRAKLGKDFSSNRKHNRKKSTLDYSEVEFGNDSIEEAGMDRADSEIGKYTSRKRSRSEAYNTEVRGNSGKKTRYDASDSGICRETQKRSRFECTTCNKTFHSYQALGGHRASHKKVKGCFASKIESSENSIDTDASPDPTADSKHNKSCSNETLIEEQEQDVAETSYGSKKSKGHECPICFKVFASGQALGGHKRSHLVGGSEYRCNQTIVIQQQLPEIRDLLDLNLPAPVEEETSGHMDFNPWWVRNNPKHEPFVGLISN; from the coding sequence ATGGAGGAAAATCAAGAGCAAAAGCATGTATGCAAGTTCTGCAGAAAGAGCTTCCCTTGTGGAAGGTCCTTGGGAGGTCACATGAGGTCTCATATGACCATGAATTTAGCTGATACAGAAGAGAAGCTCAGCAAGCGCAAGgcagtttcagtttcagttaATGGTGGAAGCAACAACAGTAGCAGCTTCATGGGCTTCGAAGCTAATGGTCATGCTGGTTATGGTCTCAGAGAGAATCCCAAGAAGACATGGAGGCTTTCGGATTCAAACGATGGAATGAATCGACAAGGTAAGTTTTGTAAAGAATGTGGTAAAGGATTTCAGTCATGGAAAGCTCTCTTTGGTCATATGAGATGTCACTCTGAGAAGGACAAGGAAAGGGTCTCTAACAATAGCTTAGAGGATGATTCATGGATTAGTGAGAACCAGAAGCTTGTCATGGATAGCCAATCCGACAACGAAGGTGCTGCTCCAAGGCGTAGGAGAAGATCTAGAAGAATGAGGTACAAGACTGCTACTGCTTCGTCTTCTTTCTCTGTTGCCaatgcttcttcttctgtctcGGAAATTGAGCAAGAACAAGAAGAGGTAGCCATGTGTTTGATGATGCTTTCTAGGGATGTGGGTCACTGGGCTGGAGTGAATTCTGTTGCAGAGTCTTCCGATAATAATTCTATGGTTTTAGAAGCTGGAACTAGATCGTCAGCTCTGGATAAGCGAATTCCTAGAAAGGGAGGTAAAAATTTTGCCTTTGATGACGGGGATGAGACTCTCAAGAGTCTAAAGATGAAGAAACCAAGAGACAAGAAGTTAGAATCTGTTGTTTCCAATTCTGTAAATGCTCGATTCGAGAGGAGAAGATCTGAATTACAGGGTACTGATTCTGGGTTCTTGAGGGATGACCTTAAGAAGGTCGAATCCGAAGTGTCTGTTGATGGGTTTCTTAGAGATGATGAACTGAAGAATACGAAGCTTGAAAATAGAGCTAAATTGGGGAAGGATTTCTCCAGTAACAGGAAGCATAATCGTAAGAAAAGTACATTGGACTATTCTGAAGTTGAATTTGGGAACGATTCCATTGAGGAAGCTGGAATGGATCGAGCTGATTCAGAGATTGGGAAATATACTTCAAGAAAGAGAAGCAGAAGTGAAGCTTACAATACTGAAGTGAGGGGAAATTCTGGCAAGAAGACGAGGTATGATGCTTCAGATTCTGGAATTTGCAGAGAAACTCAAAAGAGAAGCAGGTTTGAGTGTACTACTTGCAACAAGACTTTCCATTCTTACCAGGCTCTTGGAGGACACAGGGCTAGCCATAAGAAGGTCAAAGGCTGTTTTGCTTCGAAGATCGAAAGCAGTGAAAACAGCATTGACACAGATGCTTCTCCTGATCCAACAGCTGACAGTAAGCATAACAAGTCTTGCAGCAACGAGACTCTGATCGAGGAGCAGGAGCAAGATGTAGCAGAGACAAGTTATGGTTCAAAGAAGAGCAAAGGGCATGAGTGCCCAATCTGTTTCAAGGTTTTTGCATCAGGTCAAGCTTTGGGTGGCCACAAGAGATCCCATTTGGTTGGTGGCTCTGAATACAGATGCAATCAGACCATTGTAATTCAGCAACAGCTTCCTGAGATTCGCGATCTTCTCGATCTCAATCTCCCTGCTCCTGTTGAAGAAGAAACCAGTGGCCACATGGACTTCAATCCATGGTGGGTCAGAAACAACCCAAAGCATGAACCTTTTGTGGGTCTGATCTCTAACTGA
- the LOC122656152 gene encoding uncharacterized protein LOC122656152 isoform X2 codes for MVYKRPFGDEESYEFAFKHPRRLDYSNQLPSFVETIPWNDIPQKPQASADAEFSKAQGYETLVNRTITELCAGANKEVETTAPLSIFTSSWVTSSTSEENYRSETAARVSFSPDFSKPDYAARVVFQSDEIYSSLLDYPPRKPVPVGPDHQANVPAWGIWGVKKASSYLAKPDPISSKQSSCSDILIDDDKGEKLMGTCIIPMHDSEPSYSGNEFGSGRGDCTCPDGGSIRCVRQHVKEARERLKGTLGWEKFVELGFCDMGEEVAQRWSEEEERVFHQVVFSNPASLCKNFWDHLSVVFPSRMRKDLVSYYFNVFMLRKRAEQNRTIPLNVDSDNDEWQETDDGEEFGTTEDYEDSAVESLVDQEVPGYNQDHHEEYFNDEDDEEDGEEIYDNDDDYNVEGDEGAASEEDEGDVENVSEACIEKLPDGCSSFNPSFKLGVVTHPQDGGEDHDVQDDSCTSYECQHSGADSCGPVDAGVIMQESRAESDSNKKGSQSTYGGLSGGAEHGYCLESCDAKVWDIGYLTGTKNDVDFLPTCSMIEEVFGEEAWNNKGKDCKSIIS; via the exons ATGGTTTATAAACGACCATTTGGTGATGAGGAGTCCTATGAATTTGCTTTTAAGCATCCAAGGCGATTGGATTACAGTAACCAACTGCCCTCGTTTGTTGAAACTATTCCCTGGAATGATATCCCTCAGAAGCCTCAAGCTTCAG CTGACGCTGAATTCAGTAAAGCTCAAGGTTATGAGACGCTTGTAAACAGAACCATTACTGAACTGTGTGCTGGGGCTAATAAGGAGGTTGAGACAACTGCTCCTCTCAGCATCTTTACTTCGTCATGGGTAACCAGCAGTACAAGTGAAGAAAATTACAGGTCAGAGACTGCAGCTAGGGTATCTTTCTCCCCTGATTTCTCCAAACCCGACTATGCTGCAAGGGTGGTGTTTCAGTCTGATGAGATTTATTCATCGCTTTTGGATTATCCACCTCGAAAACCAGTTCCTGTTGGACCTGATCATCAAGCAAATGTTCCTGCATGGGGCATTTGGGGTGTCAAGAAAGCTTCTAGTTATTTAGCAAAGCCTGATCCAATTTCCTCGAAACAGTCTTCATGTTCAGACATATTGATTGATGATGACAAGGGGGAGAAGCTGATGGGCACTTGTATCATTCCCATGCATGACTCGGAACCATCTTACAGTGGTAATGAATTTGGAAGTGGTAGAGGGGACTGCACCTGCCCAGATGGAGGTTCCATCAGGTGTGTGAGACAGCATGTCAAGGAAGCAAGGGAAAGGCTTAAAGGAACTCTGGGTTGGGAGAAATTTGTTGAGTTGGGATTCTGTGACATGGGAGAAGAGGTAGCACAGAGATGGAGTGAAGAGGAAGAGCGGGTTTTCCACCAGGTTGTTTTCTCCAATCCTGCATCTTTGTGCAAGAACTTCTGGGACCATCTCTCAGTTGTCTTCCCTTCTCGGATGAGAAAGGACCTTGTCAGCTACTATTTCAATGTCTTTATGCTACGGAAGCGAGCCGAGCAGAACAGAACCATCCCACTGAACGTTGACAGTGACAATGATGAGTGGCAGGAAACTGATGATGGTGAGGAATTTGGAACAACAGAGGATTATGAGGACTCTGCAGTGGAGTCACTAGTTGATCAAGAGGTTCCTGGATATAATCAGGACCACCATGAAGAGTATTttaatgatgaggatgatgaggaggatggAGAAGAGATCTATGATAATGACGATGATTATAATGTGGAGGGTGATGAGGGTGCTGCTAGTGAAGAGGATGAGGGAGACGTGGAGAATGTTTCAGAAGCATGTATTGAGAAATTGCCTGATGGTTGCAGCAGCTTCAATCCTTCATTTAAGCTTGGAGTAGTAACACACCCACAGGATGGTGGGGAAGATCATGATGTCCAAGATGACTCGTGTACATCCTATGAGTGTCAACACAGTGGGGCTGATTCCTGCGGTCCAGTTGATGCAGGGGTTATAATGCAAGAGAGTCGAGCGGAGAGCGATAGTAACAAGAAGGGCTCCCAAAGCACCTATGGTGGTTTAAGTGGTGGAGCCGAACATGGATATTGTTTGGAGTCATGTGATGCTAAAGTTTGGGACATTGGATATCTCACCGGTACAAAGAATGATGTTGACTTCTTGCCAACATGCAGTATGATTGAAGAGGTGTTTGGGGAGGAAGCATGGAATAACAAGGGCAAAGATTGCAAGAGCATAATCAGCTAG